A region of Panicum virgatum strain AP13 chromosome 8N, P.virgatum_v5, whole genome shotgun sequence DNA encodes the following proteins:
- the LOC120686152 gene encoding sodium/hydrogen exchanger 1-like isoform X2, protein MVGLGAAAGMAAALGDPPADYASIPAVGLFVALMCVCIIVGHLLEENRWMNESTTALFIGLGTGAVVLFASSGKHSRVLMFSEDLFFIYLLPPIIFNAGFQVKKKQFFRNFITITLFGVVGTLISFTIISLGALGLISRLDIGALELGDYLALGAIFSATDSVCTLQVLSQDETPFLYSLVFGEGVVNDATSVVLFNAIQNFDLGDINTAKLLKFIGSFLYLFSTSTILGVAAGLLSAYIIKKLYFGRHSTDREVSIMMLMAYLSYMLAELLDLSGILTVFFCGIVMSHYTWHNVTESSRVTTKHAFATLSFIAETFLFLYVGMDALDIEKWKIVGQTYSPVKSVALSSTILALVLVARAAFVFPLSLLSNLTKKTPEGKISFKQQVIVWWAGLMRGAVSIALAYNKFTRSGHTQQPSNAIMITSTISVVFFSTIVFGLLTKPLIRLLIPPRHLSREPSALSEPSSPKSFLEHLAANNPGHPGLENGISLRRPSSLRLLLTSPSRSVHHYWRKFDDGFMRPVFGGRGFVPFVPGSPTESSVPLLARNEN, encoded by the exons ATGGTGGGGCTCGGGGCCGCggcggggatggcggcggcgctgggcgaccCGCCGGCGGACTACGCCTCCATCCCGGCGGTGGGGCTGTTCGTGGCGCTCATGTGCGTCTGCATCATCGTGGGGCACCTGCTCGAGGAGAACCGCTGGATGAACGAGTCCACCACCGCGCTCTTCATC GGGCTGGGGACGGGAGCGGTCGTCCTGTTCGCGTCGAGCGGGAAGCACTCGCGCGTGCTGATGTTCAGCGAGGATCTCTTCTTCATATACCTGCTGCCTCCGATCATATTTAATGCAGG GTTCCAAGTAAAGAAGAAACAGTTCTTCCGTAATTTCATTACTATTACACTATTCGGTGTAGTTGGGACCTTGATCTCTTTCACTATAATATCTCTTG GTGCTCTAGGACTAATATCAAGGCTTGATATTGGTGCACTCGAGCTTGGAGACTATCTtg CACTTGGGGCAATATTCTCGGCAACGGACTCTGTATGCACATTGCAGGTGTTAAGCCAGGATGAGACACCCTTCTTGTACAGTTTAGTGTTTGGTGAAGGTGTTGTCAATGATGCGACATCAGTTGTGCTGTTCAATGCAATCCAGAACTTCGATCTTGGCGATATTAATACCGCCAAATTACTAAAATTTATTGGCAGCTTCCTTTATTTGTTCAGCACCAGCACCATTCTTGGAGTAGCC GCTGGACTTCTCAGTGCTTATATCATCAAGAAGCTGTACTTTGGCAG GCATTCGACAGATCGTGAAGTTTCCATTATGATGCTGATGGCTTACTTGTCATACATGCTAGCTGAA TTGCTTGATTTGAGTGGAATCCTCACAGTGTTCTTCTGTGGTATCGTAATGTCACACTATACCTGGCATAATGTAACAGAAAGTTCCAGGGTCACAACCAA GCATGCCTTTGCGACGTTATCATTTATCGCTGAGACTTTTCTATTTCTCTATGTTGGCATGGATGCATTGGATATAGAGAAGTGGAAGATTGTCGGTCAAACTTACAG CCCAGTAAAGTCTGTTGCCTTGAGCTCCACCATTTTAGCCTTGGTGTTGGTTGCAAGAGCTGCTTTTGTTTTCCCACTATCCCTTctatcaaatttgaccaaaaaaaCTCCAGAAGGAAAGATATCTTTTAAGCAGCAA GTAATTGTTTGGTGGGCGGGGCTCATGAGAGGTGCCGTGTCCATTGCATTGGCTTACAATAAG TTCACAAGATCAGGCCATACTCAGCAACCTAGCAATGCAATCATGATCACCAGCACAATAAGTGTTGTTTTTTTCAGCACCATT GTCTTTGGACTACTGACCAAGCCACTTATCAGGCTCTTGATTCCGCCAAGGCACCTATCCAGGGAACCAAGCGCTCTTTCCGAACCGTCCAGCCCAAAGTCCTTCCTTGAGCATCTGGCTGCGAACAATCCTGGTCATCCAGGTCTTGAGAACGGCATAAGCCTCCGCCGCCCGTCAAGCCTCCGCCTGCTCCTCACGAGCCCATCACGGTCAGTCCACCATTACTGGCGCAAGTTTGACGACGGCTTCATGCGACCTGTGTTTGGCGGCCGCGGCTTCGTCCCCTTCGTCCCTGGCTCGCCAACTGAGAGCAGCGTGCCGCTACTTGCAAGAAACGAGAACTGA
- the LOC120686152 gene encoding sodium/hydrogen exchanger 1-like isoform X1, whose translation MVGLGAAAGMAAALGDPPADYASIPAVGLFVALMCVCIIVGHLLEENRWMNESTTALFIGLGTGAVVLFASSGKHSRVLMFSEDLFFIYLLPPIIFNAGFQVKKKQFFRNFITITLFGVVGTLISFTIISLGRFSPKFHFYLVCQFLSASLACLFTGALGLISRLDIGALELGDYLALGAIFSATDSVCTLQVLSQDETPFLYSLVFGEGVVNDATSVVLFNAIQNFDLGDINTAKLLKFIGSFLYLFSTSTILGVAAGLLSAYIIKKLYFGRHSTDREVSIMMLMAYLSYMLAELLDLSGILTVFFCGIVMSHYTWHNVTESSRVTTKHAFATLSFIAETFLFLYVGMDALDIEKWKIVGQTYSPVKSVALSSTILALVLVARAAFVFPLSLLSNLTKKTPEGKISFKQQVIVWWAGLMRGAVSIALAYNKFTRSGHTQQPSNAIMITSTISVVFFSTIVFGLLTKPLIRLLIPPRHLSREPSALSEPSSPKSFLEHLAANNPGHPGLENGISLRRPSSLRLLLTSPSRSVHHYWRKFDDGFMRPVFGGRGFVPFVPGSPTESSVPLLARNEN comes from the exons ATGGTGGGGCTCGGGGCCGCggcggggatggcggcggcgctgggcgaccCGCCGGCGGACTACGCCTCCATCCCGGCGGTGGGGCTGTTCGTGGCGCTCATGTGCGTCTGCATCATCGTGGGGCACCTGCTCGAGGAGAACCGCTGGATGAACGAGTCCACCACCGCGCTCTTCATC GGGCTGGGGACGGGAGCGGTCGTCCTGTTCGCGTCGAGCGGGAAGCACTCGCGCGTGCTGATGTTCAGCGAGGATCTCTTCTTCATATACCTGCTGCCTCCGATCATATTTAATGCAGG GTTCCAAGTAAAGAAGAAACAGTTCTTCCGTAATTTCATTACTATTACACTATTCGGTGTAGTTGGGACCTTGATCTCTTTCACTATAATATCTCTTGGTAGGTTTTCTCCCAAATTTCATTTCTACCTTGTATGTCAGTTTCTATCTGCCTCACTCGCTTGTTTGTTCACAGGTGCTCTAGGACTAATATCAAGGCTTGATATTGGTGCACTCGAGCTTGGAGACTATCTtg CACTTGGGGCAATATTCTCGGCAACGGACTCTGTATGCACATTGCAGGTGTTAAGCCAGGATGAGACACCCTTCTTGTACAGTTTAGTGTTTGGTGAAGGTGTTGTCAATGATGCGACATCAGTTGTGCTGTTCAATGCAATCCAGAACTTCGATCTTGGCGATATTAATACCGCCAAATTACTAAAATTTATTGGCAGCTTCCTTTATTTGTTCAGCACCAGCACCATTCTTGGAGTAGCC GCTGGACTTCTCAGTGCTTATATCATCAAGAAGCTGTACTTTGGCAG GCATTCGACAGATCGTGAAGTTTCCATTATGATGCTGATGGCTTACTTGTCATACATGCTAGCTGAA TTGCTTGATTTGAGTGGAATCCTCACAGTGTTCTTCTGTGGTATCGTAATGTCACACTATACCTGGCATAATGTAACAGAAAGTTCCAGGGTCACAACCAA GCATGCCTTTGCGACGTTATCATTTATCGCTGAGACTTTTCTATTTCTCTATGTTGGCATGGATGCATTGGATATAGAGAAGTGGAAGATTGTCGGTCAAACTTACAG CCCAGTAAAGTCTGTTGCCTTGAGCTCCACCATTTTAGCCTTGGTGTTGGTTGCAAGAGCTGCTTTTGTTTTCCCACTATCCCTTctatcaaatttgaccaaaaaaaCTCCAGAAGGAAAGATATCTTTTAAGCAGCAA GTAATTGTTTGGTGGGCGGGGCTCATGAGAGGTGCCGTGTCCATTGCATTGGCTTACAATAAG TTCACAAGATCAGGCCATACTCAGCAACCTAGCAATGCAATCATGATCACCAGCACAATAAGTGTTGTTTTTTTCAGCACCATT GTCTTTGGACTACTGACCAAGCCACTTATCAGGCTCTTGATTCCGCCAAGGCACCTATCCAGGGAACCAAGCGCTCTTTCCGAACCGTCCAGCCCAAAGTCCTTCCTTGAGCATCTGGCTGCGAACAATCCTGGTCATCCAGGTCTTGAGAACGGCATAAGCCTCCGCCGCCCGTCAAGCCTCCGCCTGCTCCTCACGAGCCCATCACGGTCAGTCCACCATTACTGGCGCAAGTTTGACGACGGCTTCATGCGACCTGTGTTTGGCGGCCGCGGCTTCGTCCCCTTCGTCCCTGGCTCGCCAACTGAGAGCAGCGTGCCGCTACTTGCAAGAAACGAGAACTGA
- the LOC120686152 gene encoding sodium/hydrogen exchanger 2-like isoform X4: MVGLGAAAGMAAALGDPPADYASIPAVGLFVALMCVCIIVGHLLEENRWMNESTTALFIGLGTGAVVLFASSGKHSRVLMFSEDLFFIYLLPPIIFNAGFQVKKKQFFRNFITITLFGVVGTLISFTIISLGALGLISRLDIGALELGDYLALGAIFSATDSVCTLQVLSQDETPFLYSLVFGEGVVNDATSVVLFNAIQNFDLGDINTAKLLKFIGSFLYLFSTSTILGVAAGLLSAYIIKKLYFGRHSTDREVSIMMLMAYLSYMLAELLDLSGILTVFFCGIVMSHYTWHNVTESSRVTTKHAFATLSFIAETFLFLYVGMDALDIEKWKIVGQTYSPVKSVALSSTILALVLVARAAFVFPLSLLSNLTKKTPEGKISFKQQVIVWWAGLMRGAVSIALAYNKFTRSGHTQQPSNAIMITSTISVVFFSTIVSSFSNFNAHRLLQTHSITCDCFKLI; encoded by the exons ATGGTGGGGCTCGGGGCCGCggcggggatggcggcggcgctgggcgaccCGCCGGCGGACTACGCCTCCATCCCGGCGGTGGGGCTGTTCGTGGCGCTCATGTGCGTCTGCATCATCGTGGGGCACCTGCTCGAGGAGAACCGCTGGATGAACGAGTCCACCACCGCGCTCTTCATC GGGCTGGGGACGGGAGCGGTCGTCCTGTTCGCGTCGAGCGGGAAGCACTCGCGCGTGCTGATGTTCAGCGAGGATCTCTTCTTCATATACCTGCTGCCTCCGATCATATTTAATGCAGG GTTCCAAGTAAAGAAGAAACAGTTCTTCCGTAATTTCATTACTATTACACTATTCGGTGTAGTTGGGACCTTGATCTCTTTCACTATAATATCTCTTG GTGCTCTAGGACTAATATCAAGGCTTGATATTGGTGCACTCGAGCTTGGAGACTATCTtg CACTTGGGGCAATATTCTCGGCAACGGACTCTGTATGCACATTGCAGGTGTTAAGCCAGGATGAGACACCCTTCTTGTACAGTTTAGTGTTTGGTGAAGGTGTTGTCAATGATGCGACATCAGTTGTGCTGTTCAATGCAATCCAGAACTTCGATCTTGGCGATATTAATACCGCCAAATTACTAAAATTTATTGGCAGCTTCCTTTATTTGTTCAGCACCAGCACCATTCTTGGAGTAGCC GCTGGACTTCTCAGTGCTTATATCATCAAGAAGCTGTACTTTGGCAG GCATTCGACAGATCGTGAAGTTTCCATTATGATGCTGATGGCTTACTTGTCATACATGCTAGCTGAA TTGCTTGATTTGAGTGGAATCCTCACAGTGTTCTTCTGTGGTATCGTAATGTCACACTATACCTGGCATAATGTAACAGAAAGTTCCAGGGTCACAACCAA GCATGCCTTTGCGACGTTATCATTTATCGCTGAGACTTTTCTATTTCTCTATGTTGGCATGGATGCATTGGATATAGAGAAGTGGAAGATTGTCGGTCAAACTTACAG CCCAGTAAAGTCTGTTGCCTTGAGCTCCACCATTTTAGCCTTGGTGTTGGTTGCAAGAGCTGCTTTTGTTTTCCCACTATCCCTTctatcaaatttgaccaaaaaaaCTCCAGAAGGAAAGATATCTTTTAAGCAGCAA GTAATTGTTTGGTGGGCGGGGCTCATGAGAGGTGCCGTGTCCATTGCATTGGCTTACAATAAG TTCACAAGATCAGGCCATACTCAGCAACCTAGCAATGCAATCATGATCACCAGCACAATAAGTGTTGTTTTTTTCAGCACCATTGTAAGCTCTTTCTCAAACTTCAATGCCCACAGGTTACTACAGACACATAGTATAACATGCGACTGTTTCAAGCTGATATAA
- the LOC120686152 gene encoding sodium/hydrogen exchanger 2-like isoform X3 translates to MVGLGAAAGMAAALGDPPADYASIPAVGLFVALMCVCIIVGHLLEENRWMNESTTALFIGLGTGAVVLFASSGKHSRVLMFSEDLFFIYLLPPIIFNAGFQVKKKQFFRNFITITLFGVVGTLISFTIISLGRFSPKFHFYLVCQFLSASLACLFTGALGLISRLDIGALELGDYLALGAIFSATDSVCTLQVLSQDETPFLYSLVFGEGVVNDATSVVLFNAIQNFDLGDINTAKLLKFIGSFLYLFSTSTILGVAAGLLSAYIIKKLYFGRHSTDREVSIMMLMAYLSYMLAELLDLSGILTVFFCGIVMSHYTWHNVTESSRVTTKHAFATLSFIAETFLFLYVGMDALDIEKWKIVGQTYSPVKSVALSSTILALVLVARAAFVFPLSLLSNLTKKTPEGKISFKQQVIVWWAGLMRGAVSIALAYNKFTRSGHTQQPSNAIMITSTISVVFFSTIVSSFSNFNAHRLLQTHSITCDCFKLI, encoded by the exons ATGGTGGGGCTCGGGGCCGCggcggggatggcggcggcgctgggcgaccCGCCGGCGGACTACGCCTCCATCCCGGCGGTGGGGCTGTTCGTGGCGCTCATGTGCGTCTGCATCATCGTGGGGCACCTGCTCGAGGAGAACCGCTGGATGAACGAGTCCACCACCGCGCTCTTCATC GGGCTGGGGACGGGAGCGGTCGTCCTGTTCGCGTCGAGCGGGAAGCACTCGCGCGTGCTGATGTTCAGCGAGGATCTCTTCTTCATATACCTGCTGCCTCCGATCATATTTAATGCAGG GTTCCAAGTAAAGAAGAAACAGTTCTTCCGTAATTTCATTACTATTACACTATTCGGTGTAGTTGGGACCTTGATCTCTTTCACTATAATATCTCTTGGTAGGTTTTCTCCCAAATTTCATTTCTACCTTGTATGTCAGTTTCTATCTGCCTCACTCGCTTGTTTGTTCACAGGTGCTCTAGGACTAATATCAAGGCTTGATATTGGTGCACTCGAGCTTGGAGACTATCTtg CACTTGGGGCAATATTCTCGGCAACGGACTCTGTATGCACATTGCAGGTGTTAAGCCAGGATGAGACACCCTTCTTGTACAGTTTAGTGTTTGGTGAAGGTGTTGTCAATGATGCGACATCAGTTGTGCTGTTCAATGCAATCCAGAACTTCGATCTTGGCGATATTAATACCGCCAAATTACTAAAATTTATTGGCAGCTTCCTTTATTTGTTCAGCACCAGCACCATTCTTGGAGTAGCC GCTGGACTTCTCAGTGCTTATATCATCAAGAAGCTGTACTTTGGCAG GCATTCGACAGATCGTGAAGTTTCCATTATGATGCTGATGGCTTACTTGTCATACATGCTAGCTGAA TTGCTTGATTTGAGTGGAATCCTCACAGTGTTCTTCTGTGGTATCGTAATGTCACACTATACCTGGCATAATGTAACAGAAAGTTCCAGGGTCACAACCAA GCATGCCTTTGCGACGTTATCATTTATCGCTGAGACTTTTCTATTTCTCTATGTTGGCATGGATGCATTGGATATAGAGAAGTGGAAGATTGTCGGTCAAACTTACAG CCCAGTAAAGTCTGTTGCCTTGAGCTCCACCATTTTAGCCTTGGTGTTGGTTGCAAGAGCTGCTTTTGTTTTCCCACTATCCCTTctatcaaatttgaccaaaaaaaCTCCAGAAGGAAAGATATCTTTTAAGCAGCAA GTAATTGTTTGGTGGGCGGGGCTCATGAGAGGTGCCGTGTCCATTGCATTGGCTTACAATAAG TTCACAAGATCAGGCCATACTCAGCAACCTAGCAATGCAATCATGATCACCAGCACAATAAGTGTTGTTTTTTTCAGCACCATTGTAAGCTCTTTCTCAAACTTCAATGCCCACAGGTTACTACAGACACATAGTATAACATGCGACTGTTTCAAGCTGATATAA
- the LOC120685432 gene encoding kinesin-like protein KIN-14O encodes MENEAMGGHVMVPVERLSLELPNGEIVVGYDKDVSALQEEISALRSRQRHLDRRRREALDKLIDLKGSIRVFCRVRPLVQTNNLKTKSPVTVEQEKIAVKSVGIKKEFSVDRVFDQESTQEDVFQEVKPILRSALDGHNVCILAYGQTGTGKTYTMEGTDGKLGIVPRAIQELFSLASEDSSSPYSFSISMLEVYLGSLRDLLAQRQPLFRPMECSTSCNLSILATKSGAVEVEGLTDVSIPDLKKANQWYCRGRRARSTSWTNVNDASSRSHCLTRITIRRHGATEEVSKLWLIDLGGSERLLKTGASGLTMDEGKAINLSLSALGDVIAALRRKRSHVPYRNSKLTQILSDSLGDGSKVLMVVHISPSEDDVGETVCSLSFAKRARSIESNRGIPEDLKMLKQKRIAELDKEVSNADEELKYLNEQIRRAEISLEEKKKLNSSIYQALSDEKGSPRSTLVVSHIDATESPHPTEKAKIRVSHGSVPHFMSSTVCSRQRHSAGSHSVSKPRLTKSVNRYPAELSGSQSFSYSSCKNAAKARSVAFSTSVPKMKCLPVKSDQINISSNSIDSTAASAPRRRESFISRPVQRAPLHQHRRRMSSLTQPYINTD; translated from the exons ATGGAGAACGAAGCCATGGGAGGCCACGTGATGGTGCCAGTGGAGAGATTGAGCTTGGAGCTCCCGAATGGGGAAATCGTAGTGGGCTACGACAAGGACGTCTCAGCTCTGCAAG AGGAGATTTCAGCTCTACGATCAAGGCAGCGACATCTTGACCGGAGAAGACGAGAGGCACTCGACAAGCTCATTGACCTGAAAG GAAGTATTAGAGTCTTCTGCCGGGTACGGCCATTGGTCCAAACGAACAATTTGAAGACCAAATCACCTGTTACTGTCGAACAAGAGAAGATTGCAGTCAAGTCAGTGGGGATCAAAAAAGAGTTCAGTGTTGATAGGGTTTTTGATCAGGAGTCAACACAGG AGGATGTTTTCCAAGAAGTAAAACCAATCCTCAGATCTGCACTTGACGGGCACAATGTCTGCATTCTTGCATATGGCCAGACTGGGACAGGCAAAACCTACACAATG GAAGGAACTGATGGTAAGCTCGGTATTGTTCCTCGAGCTATTCAAGAACTGTTTTCTCTTGCTTCAGAAGACAGTTCATCCCCGTACTCTTTCTCCATAAGCATGCTTGAGGTCTACTTGGGGAGTCTCAGGGACTTGTTGGCACAAAGGCAGCCTCTATTCAGGCCAATGGAATGTAGCACATCATG TAATCTCAGCATTCTAGCAACTAAAAGCGGTGCTGTGGAAGTTGAGGGGCTGACTGATGTCTCAATACCAGACCTGAAGAAAGCCAACCAGTGGTACTGCAGGGGACGGCGTGCCCGATCAACATCTTGGACAAATGTCAATGATGCTTCGAGCCGGTCGCACTG TTTGACAAGGATTACCATAAGAAGGCATGGAGCCACTGAAGAAGTCAGCAAGCTCTGGCTCATCGATCTTGGAGGTAGCGAGCGGTTGCTGAAGACTGGTGCATCTGGGTTGACAATGGATGAGGGAAAGGCCATAAACCTCTCCCTATCAGCACTTGGAGATGTTATTGCTGCACTTAGGAGAAAGAGAAGTCATGTTCCTTACAG AAACAGCAAGCTTACCCAGATTCTCAGTGATTCACTTG GTGATGGTTCAAAAGTTCTAATGGTGGTGCACATCAGCCCTTCCGAGGATGATGTTGGCGAGACAGTCTGTTCCCTGAGCTTTGCAAAACGAGCAAGATCAATTGAATCAAATAGAGGCATTCCAGaa GATCTGAAAATGCTTAAGCAGAAGCGGATCGCAGAGCTTGACAAGGAAGTAAGTAATGCTGATGAAGAGCTAAAGTATCTCAATGAGCAAATAAGGAGAGCAGAGATCTCGcttgaagagaagaagaagctcAATTCATCTATTTATCAGGCTCTCAGTGATGAGAAGGGGTCACCAAGAAGCACTCTAGTGGTAAGTCACATTGATGCCACGGAGAGCCCACACCCAACTGAGAAGGCAAAGATCAGGGTTTCTCATGGCTCAGTACCTCACTTCATGTCATCGACAGTGTGCAGCCGGCAAAGACATAGTGCGGGAAGCCATTCTGTCAGTAAACCGAGGCTGACAAAGTCAGTGAATAGATATCCAGCTGAGCTGAGTGGGAGCCAGTCATTCAGCTACTCCAGCTGCAAGAATGCAGCCAAGGCTAGGTCAGTAGCATTCTCAACCAGTGTGCCCAAGATGAAGTGCTTGCCAGTGAAGTCTGATCAGATCAACATAAGCAGCAATAGTATCGACTCGACAGCCGCATCAGCACCTCGGCGGAGGGAAAGCTTCATCTCCCGTCCAGTTCAAAGAGCACCGTTACATCAGCACAGGAGAAGGATGTCTAGCCTAACGCAGCCTTACATTAATACCGATTGA